From Ananas comosus cultivar F153 linkage group 2, ASM154086v1, whole genome shotgun sequence:
TTAATAACTATGGTTGATGACAATGGCACGCATCAACGAAAGAAATAAAGAACAGGAATTATTTCAATATTCTCAGCATatcaataagaaaaaaagacaacTCAGTTTAATGGGTACCAATCTGATATCTCTATCGTCTAGGGCCCGCGTACGAAACCCTAGCGTCCTCTGGACATAGCCCATTTCGCCCTCGCCATTGCCCCCGCACTTCTCGTTCAAAAGATCTGCGAAAGCTCCGCCCTGTTCGATCCTCAGCAGCCTCACCGCCGAAGCTACCAAAACCCCATTTAACCAAGAATCACAGATCAATTCACCCACAACAGTAATTAACCAACAAATGCGCCAAAAATTGGTCCAAAATTACCTGCTCTGTGAGGGGAAACCTCCGAATTCAGTTTTGGGGTCCTCGGAATCGGATTCCTCTCTAAAACCCCaatcaaaatgaaaataaaagaaaataaatccaAAAAATAAGTGATAAATCTTAACAGAAACATGAAAGAGGCGAGAAGAAGAGATGTTATATTACCCGTTCTTTTGTGGGGTTTCTTCGAGGATTTGAGAGGAGATGGAACATTTGAATTCGACGTTAGGAGAGAAAAGGATTGGGGAAGGGATTTATTATACGCGAGGCGGAGATTTGAGCGAGAGGTAGAGGTGGAGGAGACGACGGAGAAGGGTCGGGCTCCCTCCATTGGTCTCGTGGTTTCTTGTTTGTTTCCTACGCGAGGAGATGAACAAAGGTGATATACATTTATATACAACCACACATTGCCGGTTCGGTTTAtccttaaataataataataataataataataataataaataataacaataataattaaaaaaaaaaatcaagcaacGGTACATAATTTCAAGGTCCAACTTTTTGGCACTAGttttattacattctttttaaataaaaaaattatataaactctTAAATAGAGAAttgtaagatatatattttaacggAAGATACATAATAGTACAAACAATATTTGATGCGACGAAACAGGTGCACTTCTAAGGCCTTCACCAGATCCAATTCGCCTtcaaagaaagataaaaatttcTATACGGAGTTGCTTTGATGAATTGGAATTTCTTGTAGTTTCTGAATTTGTTGTAGTTTCTGTGCGATTGTGAGTTCGCTTCCCAGTACTTTGAGTGTAGGGTGGTTGTGATGTCTATCGACTTGCCTTTGCAACTCATCCATCATTGCCTCCAAAATGTAAACCACATTAAGTGAAATTTCCTCGAGTCCAGGAAGGTGTTCGATTCCGGAAATTCCAGTACTAAACGTACACCACCTGACGCTTATCCTTTCCAGCTTAGGCATAGCCTGCTCCTTAAACACCACTTCCAGCCCAGACAAGCCTGCAAGCTCCAACATCTCAAGCTTCATAAACGTTTTGCCTCCGAAAACCAAGGCGCCTCCGATATACGAATCGTTCCAAAGACGGAGAATAAGCAGGTTTGGTAAACCTTGCAAAACTGTCATGGCATTATTCGTCAACTTCGTTTTGACTAGAGTTATTTTAGCCACCTCGCCAAGAGAAGCAAACCAGTTGGGCAAGCTAGCAAGCCCACCATTTAGTGTTAGGTTCAGAAGGCGTGGCGGAGGCGAAAAGGAAGTTAGGCAACTAAGTGTCTCTTTTTTAGCTGCACTCATTAGTAGAGATTGGAGGCAGCGAAGCTTACCGACTGCAGCACAAACCTCTTCTCCATTATTTTTCGTGATGTCTACGATACCAAATTTTCTTAGTTGTGTTAGCTTCCCCAACTCTTCAATTATGCCCTTGTCTTCTCCAACCACAACCGCGCTCAATGTTTCTAGGCCTTTCATCTTCCCTATTCCTTTAGGAACCATAACACCCTCCATGCGTGTAATCGGAGCCCTTACGAGAGGAAAGCAACAAGGACAAGAACATTCATCGTCAAAACGAACACCGGCATGAAGATAGCGTAGTTTTTGGAGTTTGACAATCCCAGCAGGTAACTGTTTTATTCTCGTCCCTCTAATATCTAGTACTTCAAGACCCCGAAGTTTCAAACACGAGTTCGGAAGTTTTTGAACATTCGATCTTCCTTTGCCTTTGCCCTTCAAGCCCCTCAAAGATAAATATTTCAAGTGACGCAATCTTCCAAGTTGTCGGAAGTCTTCATCTTGCAAAACTGAAGCATCTTCTAAGTCCAAAACTCGTAACAACCTTAGTCTAGGAAACACGAGTGATGGTTGCCACTCTCCGGACACTGTCAGCGATCGAACATGGGACAAGTTCATATGCTTTAGAGCATTCTCCTTTGTGCTCCAGCCGTTGGCTAATAGTAAGTTTCGGACCTTATCTCGCGGTATGGCAACGTCAAGACTACTGAGCACAAAAACTAGGTTTTCCTCTAATGATTTTGAGAGGATTACTTCAAGCATCACATCGTGAACTCGACATTGCTTAACTATCCCACCTGCACTGATGCTCTCTACAGGGAGGATCAAATTCCGATGAACGAGTTTGTAAAAGTAGCGCTCGGCAACCTCCTCGGCAGTCATATCACGCTTCACACTTACAAAACCCTCAGCCATCCATCTTTTCACCAAACGCTTTCGGCTAATGTTGCTGTCCTCTGGGAAGACACTTAGGTACAGGAAGCAAGGCTTGAGATAGTAAGGTAAATCACTATAACTCAGGTTCAAGACTCGCTTTAGTCCTTCAAGACCCAAGTTGGTTTCTAGCTCCGAACCGAGTTGATCGTGCAACTTCTGCCATTCCCTCGTAGTTTGGGGCTTAGTAGCAAGAAGACCACCGACGGCGACTATTGCTAGAGGCAATCCACGACATTTTTTCAAGATATTACTTGCCAAGTCATGTAATTCCTTCGGTAAGCAAGGGTAATCAGAACTCTTATACACCATCGTGCATAACAATTTCAAAGACTCCTCATCTGGTAAGGGTTGAAGTTGGTAGACGCAAGTAGACGGAGTAGAGCAATGTGCAGCCAAAGTTGCATTCCTTGTGGTCACCACAATCCTACTACCATTATTATTGTCAGGTAATGCAGGTTTGAGTACTTCCCATGCCGGTACGGCCCAAACATCATCAAGAACAATCAGATATCGATTGTTCTGTAGTTTGTCTTGGATCTTCTGAGTAAGTTCTTCCCCTCCCATTGTTTCAATCTCTTTAGTATGATCTTCGCGCTTCTTAGTTTCTATCCCTTTGGGAGGAGCATTGTGGAGTTGCCTGATCAAGTTCTTAAGGATCTCCTTGACCTCGAATGACTGCGACACTGTGATCCAAGCATGGCGATTAAAACGATAAGCAAGCTCTAGGCTGGCATAAACCTTCTTGACAAGAGTGGTCTTACCTATACCACCCATACCAACTACAGAGATCACACGAAgactcttctccttctctgtTATCCACTTTATCAAATCAGCTTTTGGTTTGTCCAACCCCACAAGCCGGCCATCTTCAATAGAGAGTGCTCCTAGGTGAGGCGCAATATGCACATAGCCAGGGGCCACATTAGAGCTTGTCGGCAATGCCGCAATGTACTGCAAGAACCGCTGGTTTAACGCCTCAATTCTAGATTCGATATCTTGTATCTCGGTAGCAATCTGATGGCGTGCTCTTAGATTGCAGATTTTGCGCACTAAATTAGTTCGCTGTTGAAAGTGAAGCATGAATTCTTCAAGACAGTCCTCTATGTCATAAGCTAATTCCCTTACTTGCTTCACCAAAGTCCTTACGACTTCAGTGTATCTCAAACCTCCCTGATCAGCAGTTTTCAGGAAGGCCTGCATCATCTGAAGCTCATCTTTGATGTTCCTAGACataattaattcaattttagTAGAGACAAACTTCGTTATACTATTAGGTGAATGGCTTTGCAATGTAAGCTACTGATAACATGCATGATTAGACAAATGAGTTTGACGATGGAGTTGGAAATTAAGCATGTTTTCCGAACTCCATAAGCACGATGGTGGGAATGTTTCTTGAGATTGATTGATTTTATGAACTATTTAAACATCCAAATTATTGGAAATCAAGTGACACTGTGGTGATTGTGTGTTGTCTTTTGATGAAATAGTACAAGATCTGAACCAAAGCATATAAATAGATAATTGAAAGGTATATATTAGACCCCTTCGGACTACAGAATTTTCATGTGTGGAGTGATGTGACCCTTCGAAACACCATTTTGGATTGTAGATCAAACATAATATTGGAGGATTGATGACTTTTCAAAACAATATCTTGAACTATGTTTATACCCACTGTATTGCCTCTCTATTTCAGAACTAAAAAAATCGAAGGCAGAACCAAAATCATGTTTAAGTCACAATTCGTTCCAGCCAATGTTATAACCCATTGTGTTGATATATCTTTCGAGATTAGAACATTGCATGTTAATAAAGTCACTAAACCAAAATTTGATTTGGACCATTTTTTGCTTAAACAATTCTAACAGTATACTGCATATTAGATGAAGACATAGTGCCTGCCGTAGGATCTCGTCTACAGTTGCACATCAAAATCCTGAAGTAGCAAGTGTGTTGTTCAATGAGTGATTCTGGATAATACTTCTGTAAATATTCtcatgtaaaattttttaactctaTGCATAGAATCACTAAATTTTCTTTCCTCTAAGATGCTTCAATTCGCTCTTGCTGACATTTGTTGGCTTAATTCTTCAATAGTTAGCATAACTGTTTCGTAAGTTACTGAAAAAATAAGAACTTCAAACCTGAGCTTGAGAATATATATTCAGGGATTGAAAAAAAACTGAGCTCGTGCATGCTCTGATGCTTCACATTGTAATTTTTGTCAAAGAGGTATATACACAAATAttaatatagatcttgttttacaAATTTCACTAGATCTGATGTTTTCTGCAACTTTAGCGCACTACAAATCCGAGAATACAAAATCAATATTAACTTACTAATCTGGAGTTAAACTGAAGTACATTCCGAATTCAAcatgaaataattaaaacactgttttaaaaataaacggttatCTCAAATTATTTCTTCACATTTCCTTCCTAAGCACAAAAAGTTGATAAGACGCATCTCATTGAGACGCACAGCTAATCATCGTCAGATGTTATTTAGATTGAAACGCAAAATAATACAAGTGATATCCAACGGTGACGAGGCGTGCGTCTCAATGAGATAAATCtcatagattattttttttttgttttcctaattTATGCTTAGTTCGATTATGAATTTATGATTTCGACCATACTTACTGAATATTTTGGCGCACGCTGAGGAGCTTGCCAATCTTGTCTAGCACAGCAGATGTCAGCTTGCCAAGCACAGTCTCCACCATGGATTGGGCTAAGCTCAAAGCAGTCTCCGccattgtctctctctctctctctctctcaatctcaaTGTATATGCAAATGCATGCCTAGGCAAAtggggatatatatatactttacatGGGGAACAGGGAACTAGTGTGCTTTTCTTTGAGGCAACGGAAAGcaaataatattctaatttaCCTCCTCCTGTCATCCTAGTACGGTTTGTTGGTATTTCAAGTTGCCAATGAAGAGGTCAGAATTCAATTCTCTGTGGCTTCGTTTGGAttggatataaataaaaattatttatttgaagaataaatataaatgtagagataaataaaaattaaattaattttatatttagataaaaattgaattatttttcagaataaaaaaaaataatgtttcgatagataagataaaattaacacttcagaagaaaaaaagagaaatagagaacGATtcgtccttcttcttttctatcCGTTTGGatggaaggaaaagaaaaaaaaagtttggatgaaaatttggtgagagaaaaaaacaaaatgaagagaaatagaaaaaaaaaaaaatttggtaatagccctattttttctctcaaaaagtcGAGAAAaacggaattttttttttcttcttccttagtccaaacaaaatataataggctattatattttgttaaaaaattattttactcttATCTTTTATCTATCGTATTTATTGGATAATACTCTAAAATAtgacagaaaaaataaaagcaaccaatttgaatttttatttgacaaTAAAAAAGGATAGAGTTGAATCTATCCGCAAATTTgtcatatttaaaaaaatatgttttatttgaaatattgcagaaaatttataaatagttATAACTTTTAAGAATTAATCCCAgtaattcaaaatagtttagctattaaaaaaaagaaaaaggaactaTTTTTCTGTGCAAAGGCCAGCTAAGCAGATGACGTGTCAAACGTGGTTTTTGCCAACCTGTCCTTTCCGCTGACTCCAATCAAAATCACCCCGACCCATCCCGTTCCGTTCCGTTCCGTTAACTCTTCTCAAAATCGACGACGTTCCACCCACAACGGCCACCGAAACTCTCCCGTGCGACGGTCACATCTCATTGCTATGACACAGACACGTGGCCCCCCACAATCTCCGGGCCCCACAGTGCGCTCCCCAACGGTGGGGGCCAACCATCGGTGGGTCCCACCAGGCCACCACTACCGTGAACTTCAACGGCGCCCGTCAAATCCCCCACTTCGCCGCACAGCTCATGTTCGCGGTTCCCAAATCCGAGTGATGTTATGTTATTATTCCATCTCCAACCACTTTATATTCTATTCCACTCTACTTTATTCCGAAGCCTTTTATTCGACAAAACCCCcgttctcctctctctctatctctctctcgctgCATCGATCACTTTCTCGTATTCATCTCGGATAGAGAAGGATCTTCTTCATGTCGGTAAGGATGGATCTAGTCCTTCGCTTGAATCTCCACATTGGATCGATCTCGTTTCGATCGATTTGTTCCATGCTAAATTTTGATCTTGATGAGCATTGGTCTCTAGGGTTTGAAAATGTGATTCCATGGACGAGACTAGTTAAACTATTTCAtgttttttgtgatttttttttttcttttgcgtcatttagataaattttgttATCTCTATGCGGCCGATTAAAAGGagattttcatataatttttgagATTTCATTTGTAAATCACTTTCTTGCTGATATTGTTAGGGAAATTGtgatatatttctttatttttaggtTGTGTGTATGTTGTTTGATATGATTTTCCTGAGAGACATGTTTACATCTCCCAGAGATCATTCATATTAGAATGGTGTGGGTAATTTGTGTTTTTGTTGATATCTGTTTTTGATTTTCCAGTTTGTTCGGCGGCAACACATGCCCTTTCAATTCAGATTCATTTCTTTGTCTAAATGATCTCGCGATAAAACGGTTCCATTGTGTAATTTGCTGATATATTGTGGTTAAAGGATTATGCCTATTTTCTtggtcatttttttaaaattttgttatgcctatttttattattctccgTGCTGTCACTAACAATGCCTCTTGTTTGTTATTTCGCGAAGACATTGTGCTTGAATTTTCTTGTCTtgataatgaaatatatattatctgcCATACAGTTTCATGATGTATGAAACGACCCTTGATGAATGATAGCCTTGATGTACATGTTATAGTTGTCGACCTATGAGAGGTCTTTGGGTTTTATTCCTGGCACTCAATGCCATTAGTATTCTCAGAAAAAGAAAtgtagaaagaaaaggaataataaAGAGGAAAAAGTAATAGTATATCCCCTCCCATTTTGCCAAGGAAGAATTTTACTTGTAGCATGGACTCCTTGGTGGCTCTTTTATGCGGTCTAACGAAGGAAGAGGAAAATTGAAAGTAATTATTTATCAATCCTTAAGAAGAGCAGGATGTTTCTCTTGGTTTCTCCAATTTGaggatgaaaaaaaagaagaagaatggaCTGTAGTTGCGATCGAGCCCTTTTAGACGAGGTTGTATGTTGAAGGctagaagaagaaaagaagagtttGGAGAGTCGGCAGTAGGGAAATCTTTTGACACATTCACTTCTCTGAGTAACTAATTCCTCTCAAAACCATCAACATAGGAGCTAGACTTTGCTGATTGGGAGTGCCAAACAACCAAAGGAGGTGAACTGGTTATGCTTCAGATGTTAGTACTTGGTGCTTTCATATCCTTATCACATCCATATGATCATAGTTTGTACCTCAAGAATGTCTGTAGATTGCTAAATCTGCCATTAGAGTCCTTACATTTGCTTGTGCCAACCTTGGAATCCAAAAACGTGTctgcaaattttcttttatcttctGTTCAATACCTCGACTCTTTTAGTGACAATTCTTCGATGTAAGCGGATATTCTATTTGGTTAACCATGTGGAGATCACCACTGATCATTCATTTCCAAGCACTTTTATgtgtttttgaagtttatgTAGGTAGAGTTGAACTATAAATCTTTTTCTGCTTTTCTTTGCCTTATGAATATCTGTACATCTAATTAGAGCTTCTAATAGACCGGTTTGTGCCAAGGCCTGGCCCTGGCCCTGAAGGTTAACAGTTAGGTCCATGTGGGCTGGTTTTCCTTCAACAAGCAGAGAGATATATTAAATAGGCTCATTAAAATCAGTATTACTAGCACAATTCGCCTATTGGCAGGTTAGCAGTATTTCTGACAAAAGCAGCTTTAAGTTCAAACCTATCACATTGCTAATGCCAGTTATTGTTGTGAATTTCTCAGCAAGAAACAGATCGGCCTTTACCAAAGTTTGGAGAATGGGATGTCAATGACCCTGCATCTGCTGATGGGTTTACTGTCATATTTAACAAAGCGAGGGATGAGAAGAAGACAGGTGGCAATGCCCAAGAGACTGATTCTCCTGGAAAGGAGTACAAGAAAGATGGAGCCCATGTTTCCAGATCTAGCTCGGTGAGTTTGTTTGCTTAATTTTCTAAGTTAGGCCTAGATTTTGTTACAATTCCCTTTTCACAGTACACACACCCccccacagatatatatatatatatatatatatatatatatataNTCTGCTGATGGGTTTACTGTCATATTTAACAAAGCGAGGGATGAGAAGAAGACAGGTGGCAATGCCCAAGAGACTGATTCTCCTGGAAAGGAGTACAATaaactcaaatttgaattttatgtgATGTACTGTGATGCAGGCAAACCTCTCTTTTCTTGTATTGCTGGTTAGCTTGCCAGCTCAGAAAATTTGAAGAAGCAAAACAAAGTCaaaatttcctctctctctctctctctctctctctctctctctctctctctttttgttgcCAAAGAAACTTTATTGATGTATAGATTGCAAATGATCTGTCAACAGCCATCCATTACATGGAAATTGAGTCTGAACCAAAAAGGTCTTAGTCTATGTTTGCTGCACTTCCATTTCCTGCTTGTTTAACTTAAAAAGTTCTGTGCAACATAGTGAGCCGGTAGATGTTCTTTTGTCTTATTCTTGTTGATTACCTTGCAAACTCATCTTCTTCCGAAAACAAGGATGTGAAAAAAGGTTACTActtaattcttcttttttgttatcAAACACACCCCACAGACACATAGATAGCAAAAGATCTGTTATACCACAGCACATTTCTGTTGTATAggattttagtttaaaaaaatgaaaaaacagtACTATAAAGAAAACAAGGCCGTTTTGaagctatttattttatttttctgacTTGTAATCTTTCTGCACAAGTTAATAGCCATTTCTTACTCGTTTCAACGATAAGCTGTTGACAGTTTGCATCGTTGGTTTGTGTGAATCAGCAGAAAAAATGGCTTTGCTGCTTGTCCAGTCCTACACAGTCTTAATGAAGAGAAATCTCATGGATTGCCAGAAAAAATTACTGTGGAAGTACAATGATTTCCTTACAATATCTCAAAGGATGAAATACTCAGAAAACTTTCTGTGGTTTATTTTCGTGTGAATTAGCTTATGTTTTATAATGATGAAGATGCTGAAGAGAGAATGGTCATGATGGaccatttattttcttttttatttgtgaaatgGGTGTATGTATGCTGAAGATACTTTGATTGTATTTACTtggtaattttatattattttgtccATTGGAGTACTGTTTTTATCGTGAAAACTATGTAACGCAATAGCAATTTCCATTTccattctctcttctctctgtGTGTGCATATTTACCTCATTTTTCCTGATCGATCGAATAAATTTGATTCGACTCTGCGAACTGTATCAGAGAGCCAAAAAGTAAGTGTATCTGCGTGTGGGTGTGTGTATGTGCGTGTGCCTGTTACCTCATCTTCCCTGATTGATCCATATAGTTTTGATTTGATTCAGCAAACCATTTTGTCAGCCAAAGGAGAGAATAGAGAAAAAGTAAGCCAAAAGGAGAGAATAGAAAAAAGTACTAAGGCACATTTCATATGTTTGAAACAAATTACACCTAGCAAATTAAACGTATTACATGAGAGGTATTGCACATAACAGCAAAACAAAGGCAAGGGAAGTAAATGTGACAGAAGGAGGAATGTTTCCTTTGTCTTTCCTAAAGAAGAGAGCATCATATATTGGCATATTGATGGCTACTATCATCCCGCAAAGAATAACTTGAATCAAGTATGCATCCCAAGCTGCAACTCCCCAACCCAACACCAGCCTAAATAGCCCGCCAACTAAACAAACAATGTTGAGCAATGCAACCGTCGATATAATCACGAGCATCGGAGACGAATACCCGAACTCCATGACATCTTGCTCATACCTCTTTGATGCATCTTCATCGCTCACCTTCGTGGTGATCGCGAACGCCATCTTTGATAGCCCCAACATCTTGACAACGGTGTCTATTGTGCCATATAGATAAGAGGTGACCCTTCTTATCATCCACATTCTCTGACCATTCCACCACCCATTGAATGTGCATCCACATCTTAGGGCTTCCACTAGACTGTAAATGTGCCTAGCCACCATAACATAAGTGAAGGGTATGAACCATAGGCTTGTCACCtaattttgacataaaaagGAAAATTGTGTTAGCATATGTTTATGTTCTATAACAATGTGATTTGTTGCTCTTGTTACTTCAATCAACTTGTAAACAtggaaaattaattttgattgcTCTTTATCACTGTTGATGTGCTGATCTATACTATATAAACCACTCAGTAATAACACATCAGTATACCAGCACATTAACCGTCAATAACATCAATATTTTGGCAAACCAGTAGATCCAACGAGAGCACACGTCAATCTTTTATGACCAAACTAATACTCCACTGGCGGACCGAGATGCATGATTTTGAGTGTTTCATAGTGACAGGCACTTTGGTCCTAAATGCTAAAGAAATTAAGTTCTATATTTACAGCTTCACAAGAAAAAGgattcttttcctctttttttttttttttttttttgttgcgcAAAAACAAGGCATGTTGAATCCTAACTTGTTTAATAGTGTTTATGAAAGAAGCATTGTTGTCACCAGGATCATCACCTTTGGGAATAAGGAAATGCCTCTTAGGAGTGCAAGGGAAGGAACAGCCACATAGTAGAGAGTTGGGAAGGAGTTGGGTCCCCACAAGCCATAGATGCTGTAGCCCATCTGAAGCCCCAACCTGATCTTTCCGTGACCAAGCAGGAAGGGACAGTGCTTGGAGAGAAATATTTGGAGGTTCCCCTCACTCCATCTCTTGTGCTGCAGCAGTGTTTGTGCCATCGTTGTCGGTGCCACACCTAAAAACCCCTTTCTTGGGGGATTGAAGTAGATGGATTTCCATCCCCTGCATTGGATTAGCAATCCTGTGATGACATCCTCCACTGCACACCCATATTTCAACCCAATCTGCCATTACATGCACAGTTGAAACTCAACATACTTCCATATACAAGAGTGAAGTACTACTACATTGGTTTCTAAATCATTACGCATGCTTTACTTCCGCGCACCCAAATATAGATCAATCGGATCGTTTTAATCCATGCCAAGTTATTGTTCCTAAGCTCGCGCCCCGCCATAGATGCCTAAAATGCTTGGTGACTTACTTGTATACGGATAAGAACATATGATCTGACATGTTTAGAGATAGCGACTTATACGCGNTGAAATCTCCCGCCCCGCCATAGATGCCTAAAATGCTTGGTGACTTACTTGTATACGGATAAGAACATATGATCTGACATGTTTAGAGATAGCGACTTATACGCGACATACGATTTCTACTACGATTTGGCAATACAATAGTTCGAGTTCTCTACCGCAACAAATCACAAATCATAGGTTAGGAATCGAAGTAAAGCATAAGCACTAGTCTAGGAGCCAATAtggtgagagagagggagagagagagatagaccTCATTGCCCCATTGGGTGTTTAGCTCATAGGTGCAAGTAGCAAGAGGCTTGGCCCTCTCTTCTAACTTTTCGACACTTTCTCCTGCTTGCCTCTGAGCTCCTCTTCTCCAGTCCTCTTTGTAGTCTCTGCTATATCTTCTTCCGCAGAGAATCTCCCTTCTGTGGAAGCATCCAGTGCCAATATAAAGAGGGCCACCCCAATAATCTAACCCAGGAAGCTCCACCTTAAGATCATCCAATATGGAATACACAAACTATCAGATTCTCAgctagaaacaaaaaaatatgtcAGATTCAATGAATGTTTGCTTAATTACAGATTGCCAACCGAACTTTTCGCCGACAGTTAAAATGAAACATATAGACTTTTAGTTAAGACttcttttagtttaattttcacACAGCGCCAATTTTTACCTCATTGATAACAGTTAGGGAGTTGCCATATAAATCACTCTGGGTAATGTTGTTGTAGTTCTGGGGATACTGCACGTAGCCGATGTTCTGGCCCCTCTCTTCGTCCAGGAAGAAGCACAGCGCGTCTTTAATCGACTCGGAGTTATTCGAGTACATGTCACAGTCCACATTTAGGATGATGGGGCTGTTGCTGACCACTGATGACACCCTTATCTGCGCAAATAATTTCAAAGATGAGCTTATGTTCTTTTCTATACTAGCATATTATTGAAGACAATATATAAACTTATGGACGTATCTACGCGTGCATGCGTATTTTGACGATGA
This genomic window contains:
- the LOC109705161 gene encoding cellulose synthase-like protein E6 isoform X2, giving the protein MGSSSNSNGPLFVTEEAKGRGCYKVFASSMLVGILLIWFYRATHHTVILVGGGGGGGGEEEEGMRWARIGLFMAELWFGFYWILTQSVRWNPIRRSTSKDKLAQRYGSDMPGVDIFVCTADPHAEPPSLVVSTVLSVMAYDYPPEKLNVYLSDDGGSVLTFYALWEAARFAKHWLPFCRKYNVEPRSPAAYFSPLDAPQDSCSGGNGDAAAKEWSSVKDLYEEMANRIDSAVTLGKIPEEVKAYHKGFSEWNFSISPKDHHPIVQIMIDGKDANAVDNTAVRLPTLVYMAREKRPRYHHNFKAGAMNALIRVSSVVSNSPIILNVDCDMYSNNSESIKDALCFFLDEERGQNIGYVQYPQNYNNITQSDLYGNSLTVINEVELPGLDYWGGPLYIGTGCFHRREILCGRRYSRDYKEDWRRGAQRQAGESVEKLEERAKPLATCTYELNTQWGNEVTSLWFIPFTYVMVARHIYSLVEALRCGCTFNGWWNGQRMWMIRRVTSYLYGTIDTVVKMLGLSKMAFAITTKVSDEDASKRYEQDVMEFGYSSPMLVIISTVALLNIVCLVGGLFRLVLGWGVAAWDAYLIQVILCGMIVAINMPIYDALFFRKDKGNIPPSVTFTSLAFVLLLCAIPLM
- the LOC109705161 gene encoding cellulose synthase-like protein E6 isoform X1 — encoded protein: MGSSSNSNGPLFVTEEAKGRGCYKVFASSMLVGILLIWFYRATHHTVILVGGGGGGGGEEEEGMRWARIGLFMAELWFGFYWILTQSVRWNPIRRSTSKDKLAQRYGSDMPGVDIFVCTADPHAEPPSLVVSTVLSVMAYDYPPEKLNVYLSDDGGSVLTFYALWEAARFAKHWLPFCRKYNVEPRSPAAYFSPLDAPQDSCSGGNGDAAAKEWSSVKDLYEEMANRIDSAVTLGKIPEEVKAYHKGFSEWNFSISPKDHHPIVQIMIDGKDANAVDNTAVRLPTLVYMAREKRPRYHHNFKAGAMNALIRVSSVVSNSPIILNVDCDMYSNNSESIKDALCFFLDEERGQNIGYVQYPQNYNNITQSDLYGNSLTVINEVELPGLDYWGGPLYIGTGCFHRREILCGRRYSRDYKEDWRRGAQRQAGESVEKLEERAKPLATCTYELNTQWGNEIGLKYGCAVEDVITGLLIQCRGWKSIYFNPPRKGFLGVAPTTMAQTLLQHKRWSEGNLQIFLSKHCPFLLGHGKIRLGLQMGYSIYGLWGPNSFPTLYYVAVPSLALLRGISLFPKVTSLWFIPFTYVMVARHIYSLVEALRCGCTFNGWWNGQRMWMIRRVTSYLYGTIDTVVKMLGLSKMAFAITTKVSDEDASKRYEQDVMEFGYSSPMLVIISTVALLNIVCLVGGLFRLVLGWGVAAWDAYLIQVILCGMIVAINMPIYDALFFRKDKGNIPPSVTFTSLAFVLLLCAIPLM